In one Agrobacterium tumefaciens genomic region, the following are encoded:
- a CDS encoding metallophosphoesterase: protein MFKLAHISDVHLGPLPKLTFRELASKRITGFVNWHRNRRKHLFTDTLEKLLDDLETKSPDHLAITGDLVNLATGIEIRAAADWLEEVGDPERTSVVPGNHDAYVSGAHDKAMQAWYPYVRGDGDPLEWDDDRKIFPYMRVRGPVALIGCSTSIATPPFSATGYFGNRQARATAELLKKAGEQGLFRVVMIHHPPIRGATAAHKRMFGVRRFAAALGVGGAELVLHGHTHLNTVYWLNTHHGEDHIPVVGISSASQGPGGEKPRAAYNLFHISGGPGTWNVACERHSLNETGTGVALEDVRVFYENGRPLGFSLPKE, encoded by the coding sequence ATGTTCAAACTTGCGCATATTTCAGACGTCCATTTGGGGCCACTGCCAAAACTCACTTTCCGGGAACTTGCATCCAAGCGTATCACCGGTTTTGTTAACTGGCACCGCAACCGCCGCAAGCATCTCTTCACCGATACGCTGGAAAAACTGCTCGATGATCTGGAGACAAAGTCACCGGATCATCTGGCTATTACCGGCGATCTCGTCAATCTTGCGACCGGCATTGAAATCCGCGCCGCCGCCGACTGGCTGGAGGAAGTGGGCGATCCCGAAAGAACCTCCGTCGTTCCCGGCAATCACGACGCCTATGTTTCCGGCGCGCACGACAAGGCCATGCAGGCCTGGTACCCTTATGTACGCGGCGATGGCGACCCGCTGGAATGGGACGACGACCGCAAGATTTTTCCCTATATGCGCGTGCGCGGTCCCGTCGCACTGATCGGCTGCTCCACCTCGATTGCGACGCCGCCCTTTTCGGCAACCGGTTATTTCGGCAACCGGCAGGCCCGCGCCACGGCGGAGCTTTTGAAAAAAGCCGGAGAACAGGGGCTATTCCGCGTGGTGATGATCCACCATCCGCCGATCCGGGGCGCCACTGCCGCCCATAAACGCATGTTCGGCGTTCGTCGCTTTGCCGCCGCTCTCGGCGTCGGCGGCGCGGAACTCGTGCTGCATGGTCATACCCATTTGAATACGGTCTATTGGCTGAACACCCACCATGGGGAAGACCACATTCCGGTCGTCGGCATTTCTTCCGCCAGCCAGGGACCGGGCGGTGAAAAACCGCGTGCGGCCTATAATCTCTTCCATATTTCCGGTGGCCCCGGCACCTGGAATGTCGCCTGTGAGCGCCACAGCCTCAATGAGACGGGGACGGGTGTGGCGCTGGAGGATGTGCGGGTGTTTTATGAAAACGGCCGGCCGCTGGGGTTCTCGCTGCCGAAGGAATAG
- a CDS encoding alpha/beta hydrolase yields MPDKPSIVLVHGFWGGAAHWAKVINELSKNGYGAKNIHAVENPLTSLADDVARTSKMVAQIEGPVVLVGHSYGGKVITQAGDMPNVKALVYIAAFAPDAGESAGGISQAKPPAAFANIAPDSDGFLWIKPEKFRESFCQDLSEEEALVMAVTQKAPVGSTFGDNVTAPAWRKKPSYYQVSTNDRMINPENEQMMADRMKPIKKIELEASHASLASHPVEVTALILEAAQG; encoded by the coding sequence ATGCCTGACAAGCCAAGCATCGTACTGGTACATGGTTTTTGGGGCGGCGCAGCCCATTGGGCCAAGGTCATCAATGAGTTAAGCAAGAATGGCTATGGGGCCAAGAATATCCACGCGGTCGAGAACCCCCTCACGTCTCTCGCGGACGATGTGGCGCGCACCAGCAAGATGGTTGCTCAGATTGAAGGTCCCGTCGTTCTGGTCGGGCATTCATATGGCGGCAAGGTGATTACGCAAGCGGGCGACATGCCCAATGTGAAGGCGCTCGTTTACATCGCCGCCTTCGCACCGGACGCCGGTGAGAGCGCGGGCGGAATTTCGCAGGCCAAGCCGCCGGCGGCTTTTGCGAATATCGCGCCGGACAGCGACGGCTTCTTGTGGATCAAGCCCGAGAAGTTTCGGGAGAGCTTCTGTCAGGATTTGTCGGAAGAGGAAGCGCTCGTCATGGCCGTGACCCAAAAGGCTCCGGTCGGGAGCACTTTTGGCGACAATGTTACGGCGCCCGCCTGGCGGAAGAAGCCGAGCTATTATCAGGTCTCGACCAACGACCGGATGATTAACCCGGAAAACGAACAGATGATGGCCGATCGAATGAAGCCGATTAAGAAGATCGAACTTGAAGCCAGTCACGCATCGTTGGCTTCGCACCCGGTTGAAGTCACTGCGCTCATCCTCGAGGCGGCGCAAGGGTAA
- a CDS encoding NUDIX domain-containing protein produces the protein MNDETTGRQARPFHMSVLIRLLHFVFLFTRGATLGVRAACFDEKGRIFLVRHTYLPGWYLPGGGVERGETLLMALHKEIREEGNLEAASKPELFHVYLNMEGSNRDHVALYRLDVSQTKPKKPDHEIAESGFFDLSELPEGVTAATRRRLAELAGEAAIADHW, from the coding sequence GTGAATGACGAAACAACCGGGCGGCAGGCCCGTCCGTTCCATATGAGCGTCCTCATTCGCCTGCTGCATTTCGTTTTTCTGTTCACGCGCGGCGCAACTCTTGGTGTGCGTGCGGCCTGTTTCGATGAAAAAGGCAGGATTTTTCTGGTGCGGCACACCTATCTGCCGGGCTGGTATCTGCCGGGCGGCGGTGTGGAGCGTGGCGAGACATTGCTGATGGCGCTGCACAAGGAAATCCGCGAGGAGGGCAATCTCGAAGCTGCCTCCAAACCGGAGCTTTTCCATGTCTATCTCAATATGGAAGGCAGCAATCGCGACCACGTGGCGCTCTACCGGCTTGACGTCTCCCAGACCAAACCGAAAAAGCCCGATCATGAAATTGCCGAAAGCGGCTTTTTCGACCTGTCGGAGCTGCCGGAAGGGGTGACGGCCGCAACCCGCCGCCGCCTTGCCGAGCTTGCCGGCGAAGCGGCGATCGCCGACCACTGGTAG
- a CDS encoding MBL fold metallo-hydrolase, translating to MPSRRSLLKGAASAIFAAPFVAPAVAFAKAPLAATQAPGFYRLMVGKVEVTALSDGVIALPLAKIYTNTTPEHASKVLQDAFLPEETPTSVNAFLVNTGDRLVLIDAGTGAYLGPSLGRLVANIEASGYKTADIDDVVLTHIHTDHSGGLSADGKRVFANATLHANEREAAFWLDAAKAKAAPEALKKGYAEAKESIQPYIDAGKFETFGDNAAPVPGLGSILYAGHTPGHSAVVLESDGQKIVFWGDITHGDILQFDEPDVAIEFDVDQKAAVVARDLAFKQAVEGKYLVAGAHIAFPGIGHVRTDSTNYDWLPVNYTAL from the coding sequence ATGCCGTCCCGTCGCTCACTTCTCAAAGGCGCCGCCAGCGCCATCTTCGCCGCCCCTTTCGTTGCACCCGCCGTCGCATTCGCCAAGGCGCCGCTTGCCGCCACGCAGGCACCCGGCTTTTATCGGCTGATGGTCGGCAAGGTGGAAGTCACCGCCCTTTCGGACGGCGTCATCGCGCTGCCGCTCGCCAAGATTTACACCAACACCACGCCGGAACACGCCTCGAAGGTCTTGCAGGATGCCTTCCTGCCGGAAGAGACGCCCACCTCGGTCAACGCATTTCTCGTCAACACCGGCGACAGGCTGGTGCTGATCGACGCCGGCACCGGCGCCTATCTCGGCCCGTCCCTCGGCAGGCTCGTCGCCAATATCGAGGCCTCCGGTTATAAAACCGCGGATATAGATGACGTTGTCCTCACCCATATCCATACCGACCACTCCGGCGGCCTATCGGCTGATGGCAAACGCGTCTTTGCCAATGCGACCCTGCACGCTAACGAGCGTGAAGCCGCTTTCTGGCTCGATGCGGCAAAGGCCAAGGCGGCCCCTGAAGCGCTGAAGAAGGGTTATGCCGAAGCGAAGGAAAGCATCCAGCCCTATATCGATGCCGGCAAGTTCGAGACATTCGGCGACAATGCCGCACCGGTTCCCGGCCTCGGCTCTATCCTTTACGCCGGCCACACGCCCGGCCACAGCGCTGTCGTTCTCGAAAGCGACGGCCAGAAAATCGTCTTCTGGGGCGATATCACCCATGGCGATATCCTCCAGTTCGATGAGCCTGACGTGGCCATCGAATTCGACGTCGACCAGAAGGCCGCCGTCGTCGCGCGTGATCTAGCGTTTAAACAGGCGGTAGAGGGCAAATATCTGGTTGCCGGCGCTCACATCGCTTTCCCCGGCATCGGCCATGTGCGCACCGACAGCACCAATTACGATTGGCTGCCGGTCAACTACACGGCGCTGTAA
- a CDS encoding glutathione S-transferase family protein, protein MGMLVEGVWKDVWYDTKETKGHFKRSASQFRNWITADGAAGPSGEGGFEAEKDRYHLYVSFACPWAHRTLIFRKLKKLEDLISVSVVDPLMLENGWEFKPEGERTPGATEDHLFGSSTLWQVYTKADPKYSGRVTVPVLWDKKRGTIVSNESAEIIRMFNSAFNDLTGSQADYYPEALRAEIDALNDVIYDTVNNGVYKAGFATTQDAYQQNAVKVFETLDMLEDRLKDRRFLFGSEQTEADWRLFTTLVRFDPVYVGHFKCNIRRIHDYPHLTGYLRDLYQTPGVPDTVDMRHIKEHYYRSHRTINPTGIVPVGPELDLTMAHGREALS, encoded by the coding sequence ATGGGCATGCTGGTGGAAGGCGTATGGAAAGACGTCTGGTATGACACCAAGGAAACCAAGGGGCACTTCAAGCGCAGCGCCTCGCAATTCCGCAACTGGATCACAGCGGATGGCGCAGCCGGCCCTTCCGGAGAAGGCGGGTTCGAGGCCGAGAAGGACCGTTACCACCTCTATGTCTCCTTCGCCTGCCCCTGGGCACACCGCACCCTGATTTTCCGCAAGCTGAAAAAGCTGGAGGACCTGATCTCCGTTTCCGTCGTCGACCCGCTGATGCTGGAAAACGGCTGGGAATTTAAGCCTGAGGGCGAGCGCACGCCGGGCGCGACCGAGGATCACCTCTTCGGCTCCTCGACGCTCTGGCAGGTCTATACAAAGGCGGACCCCAAATATTCGGGGCGTGTCACCGTGCCGGTGCTCTGGGATAAAAAGCGCGGCACCATCGTCTCCAATGAATCAGCGGAAATCATCCGCATGTTCAATTCCGCCTTCAACGATCTCACCGGCTCGCAGGCCGATTATTATCCCGAAGCGCTACGCGCCGAGATCGATGCGCTGAACGACGTCATCTACGACACTGTCAATAACGGCGTCTACAAGGCCGGCTTCGCCACCACGCAAGATGCTTATCAGCAGAATGCCGTGAAGGTGTTCGAAACGCTGGATATGCTGGAGGATCGCCTGAAGGACCGGCGTTTCCTGTTCGGTTCAGAACAGACGGAAGCGGACTGGCGCCTGTTCACCACGCTGGTGCGGTTCGACCCGGTTTATGTCGGCCATTTCAAGTGCAACATCCGCCGCATCCACGACTATCCGCACCTGACGGGTTACCTGCGCGATCTTTACCAGACGCCGGGCGTGCCTGACACGGTGGATATGCGCCACATCAAGGAACACTATTACCGCAGCCACCGCACCATCAACCCGACCGGCATCGTGCCCGTCGGCCCGGAACTGGACCTGACCATGGCCCATGGCCGCGAGGCGCTCTCCTGA
- a CDS encoding MFS transporter — protein sequence MTAITMNDALERAGAGAYQRRLMGIFGLVWAADAMQVLAVGFTAASIAATFGLTVPQALQTGTAFFFGMLLGAAGFGRLADRYGRRRVLIVTVACDALFGVLSVFAPDFTILLVLRFLTGAAVGGTLPVDYAMMAEFLPAKNRGRWLVFLEGFWAVGTLIVALAAWGASLAGVADAWRYIFAVTAFPAVLGLGLRFLVPESPLYLLRSGRLEEAKAVVNRMLVTNGRAPLDAGTGLFQPDVGKGQGIFSPALRQRSIMILAIWFLVSVSYYGVFTWMPAKLAGDGFGFVRGYGFLVLVALAQIPGYALAAYGVEKWGRKPTLIGFCLLSALGCLLFTLASAGAMIAASLLIMSFALLGTWGALYAYTPELYPTESRATGMGAAGAMARLGGLLAPSLLGYAIAQGFGVAIGIFAGLLVLAAIAATMINAETRQVALT from the coding sequence ATGACGGCTATCACCATGAATGATGCGCTGGAGCGCGCTGGCGCTGGCGCCTATCAGCGGCGGCTGATGGGCATATTCGGCCTCGTCTGGGCCGCTGATGCCATGCAGGTTCTGGCCGTTGGCTTCACCGCCGCCTCGATTGCCGCAACCTTCGGGCTGACGGTGCCGCAGGCGTTGCAGACCGGCACGGCGTTCTTTTTCGGCATGCTGCTGGGTGCTGCCGGTTTCGGGCGGCTGGCGGATCGTTACGGGCGTCGCCGTGTGCTGATCGTCACCGTGGCCTGCGATGCGCTGTTCGGCGTGCTTTCGGTGTTCGCGCCCGATTTCACCATCCTGCTTGTTCTGCGCTTTCTCACCGGTGCTGCCGTGGGCGGCACGCTGCCGGTGGATTATGCGATGATGGCCGAGTTCCTGCCCGCCAAAAATCGCGGCCGCTGGCTGGTTTTTCTCGAGGGTTTCTGGGCTGTCGGAACGCTGATCGTGGCGCTGGCGGCCTGGGGCGCCAGCCTTGCCGGTGTCGCCGATGCCTGGCGTTATATTTTCGCCGTGACGGCTTTTCCGGCGGTTCTCGGCCTTGGCCTACGCTTTCTGGTGCCGGAATCGCCGCTTTACCTGCTGCGCAGCGGGCGGTTGGAGGAAGCCAAGGCCGTCGTCAACCGCATGCTGGTGACGAATGGGCGTGCGCCGCTCGATGCCGGGACCGGGCTTTTCCAGCCTGACGTGGGCAAGGGGCAGGGGATATTTTCACCGGCGCTCCGGCAGCGCAGCATCATGATCCTCGCCATCTGGTTCCTTGTTTCCGTTTCCTATTACGGCGTGTTTACGTGGATGCCGGCGAAACTGGCCGGAGACGGGTTCGGTTTCGTGCGCGGTTATGGTTTTCTGGTGCTGGTGGCGCTGGCGCAGATCCCCGGCTATGCACTTGCCGCCTATGGCGTCGAAAAATGGGGCCGCAAGCCGACGCTGATCGGTTTCTGCCTGCTCTCGGCGCTCGGATGCCTGCTCTTCACGCTGGCTTCAGCCGGCGCGATGATCGCCGCTTCGCTTCTCATCATGAGCTTTGCACTGCTCGGTACCTGGGGTGCGCTTTATGCCTATACGCCGGAGCTTTACCCGACGGAATCGCGGGCGACCGGCATGGGGGCTGCGGGCGCCATGGCACGGCTCGGCGGCCTGCTGGCGCCGTCTCTGCTCGGTTATGCCATAGCGCAGGGTTTTGGCGTCGCAATCGGCATTTTCGCCGGTCTGCTGGTGCTTGCCGCCATTGCCGCGACGATGATCAATGCGGAAACGCGGCAGGTGGCGCTGACTTGA
- a CDS encoding BrnT family toxin, with the protein MDFEFDPAKSESNKDKHGIDFVEARALWLDEKRLVVPLETTSEERYIMIAQLRGKCWSAVYTYRNDRLRIISVRRSRDKEKQRYEDDKR; encoded by the coding sequence ATGGATTTCGAATTCGATCCTGCCAAAAGTGAAAGTAACAAAGACAAACACGGAATAGATTTCGTCGAGGCAAGAGCGCTTTGGCTGGACGAGAAAAGACTCGTCGTTCCTCTCGAAACCACCTCCGAAGAGCGGTATATTATGATCGCTCAGTTGCGCGGAAAGTGCTGGAGCGCCGTCTATACCTATAGAAATGACCGGTTGCGGATCATTTCCGTCAGGCGTTCCAGAGACAAGGAGAAGCAGCGTTATGAAGACGATAAGCGCTGA
- a CDS encoding CopG family transcriptional regulator, with amino-acid sequence MKTISAEDFDKKFDDGEDLDDYVDWSKATRPGLELVHVDVDLPEEVLRRVDAEAARLGRTRQSLMAEWIAERLESGRPGK; translated from the coding sequence ATGAAGACGATAAGCGCTGAAGATTTCGACAAAAAATTCGATGATGGCGAAGATCTGGATGACTATGTCGACTGGTCCAAGGCAACTCGTCCCGGGCTGGAGTTGGTGCATGTCGATGTTGATCTTCCTGAAGAAGTTTTGCGGAGAGTGGATGCGGAAGCGGCGCGCCTTGGCAGGACACGTCAATCCCTGATGGCTGAATGGATCGCCGAAAGGCTGGAGAGCGGCAGGCCGGGAAAATAA
- the leuA gene encoding 2-isopropylmalate synthase, with protein MDGKITNISKGMADASVKYRPYPTINIPDRTWPGKTIDKAPIWCSVDLRDGNQSLVNPMGHDRKARMFKLLLEMGFKEIEIGFPSASQTDFDFARWCVEEGNVPDDVSLQVLVQCRPELITRTFEALEGANKPIIHFYNSTSELQRRVVFGKDVHGIKQIAVDAAKMITDMAAKAGGGYRFEYSPESFTGTELEVALEICNAVVEVVKPTADNKLILNLPSTVEMATPNIYADQIEWMCRNIDNRENVIISLHPHNDRGTGIAATELGLMAGADRVEGTLFGNGERTGNVDVVTLALNMYTQGVDPELDCRDIERIKDVYEYSNEMTIPERHPYVGELVYTAFSGSHQDAINKGMKAIKVANHPVWEVPYLPIDPKDVGRSYEAIIRINSQSGKGGIAYILQQDYGINLPRNLQVEFREDIQRITDEEGVELPAKRIYERFIERYVTQPNARIKFVDHHTYPAGDFKGVRIVAAEITDNGEVKRIEGKGTGPIDGFINALSVYLGIDLSVNDYSEHSLQHGSNASAIAYVEMEHPGGKLFGAGVNTNIVAASLEAIVSAANRVLEERAK; from the coding sequence ATGGACGGCAAGATCACCAATATTTCCAAGGGCATGGCTGACGCGAGCGTGAAGTATCGCCCTTATCCGACCATCAATATCCCCGACCGCACTTGGCCGGGCAAGACCATCGACAAGGCGCCGATCTGGTGTTCGGTGGACCTGCGCGACGGCAACCAGTCGCTGGTCAACCCAATGGGCCACGACCGCAAGGCCCGGATGTTCAAGCTGCTGCTCGAAATGGGTTTCAAGGAAATCGAGATCGGGTTCCCTTCCGCCTCGCAGACGGATTTCGATTTCGCCCGCTGGTGCGTGGAAGAAGGCAATGTGCCTGATGATGTTTCCCTGCAGGTGCTGGTGCAATGCCGCCCGGAGCTGATCACCCGCACGTTTGAAGCGCTGGAAGGCGCCAACAAGCCGATCATCCACTTCTACAATTCCACTTCCGAATTGCAGCGCCGCGTGGTGTTCGGCAAGGATGTGCACGGCATCAAGCAGATCGCCGTCGATGCCGCCAAGATGATCACCGATATGGCGGCGAAGGCCGGCGGCGGTTACCGCTTCGAATATTCGCCTGAGAGCTTTACCGGCACCGAGCTGGAAGTGGCGCTGGAAATCTGCAACGCCGTGGTCGAGGTTGTGAAACCGACGGCCGACAACAAGCTGATCCTGAACCTGCCTTCGACGGTGGAAATGGCGACGCCGAACATCTATGCCGACCAGATCGAATGGATGTGCCGCAATATCGACAATCGCGAAAACGTCATCATCTCGCTGCATCCGCATAATGACCGCGGCACGGGCATCGCCGCGACCGAGCTGGGCCTGATGGCGGGTGCTGACCGCGTGGAAGGCACGCTGTTCGGCAATGGCGAACGCACCGGTAATGTCGATGTCGTGACGCTGGCGCTGAACATGTATACGCAGGGCGTGGACCCTGAGCTGGATTGCCGCGATATCGAGCGCATCAAGGACGTCTACGAATATTCCAACGAGATGACGATCCCCGAGCGTCACCCTTATGTCGGCGAACTGGTCTACACCGCCTTTTCCGGCTCGCATCAGGATGCGATCAACAAGGGCATGAAGGCGATCAAGGTCGCCAACCATCCCGTCTGGGAAGTGCCCTATCTGCCGATCGATCCGAAGGATGTCGGCCGCTCCTATGAGGCGATCATCCGCATCAACTCGCAATCCGGTAAAGGCGGCATCGCCTATATTTTGCAGCAGGATTATGGCATCAACCTGCCGCGCAACCTGCAGGTGGAATTCCGCGAGGACATTCAGCGCATCACCGATGAAGAGGGCGTGGAGCTGCCGGCCAAGCGCATCTACGAGCGCTTTATCGAGCGTTACGTGACGCAGCCGAATGCGCGCATCAAGTTCGTGGATCACCACACCTATCCGGCCGGTGATTTCAAGGGCGTGCGCATCGTCGCTGCCGAAATTACCGATAATGGCGAGGTGAAGCGCATCGAGGGCAAGGGCACCGGCCCGATCGACGGGTTCATCAATGCGCTGTCGGTCTATCTCGGCATCGACCTGTCGGTGAATGATTATTCGGAGCATTCGCTGCAGCATGGCTCGAACGCTTCGGCCATCGCTTATGTCGAGATGGAGCATCCGGGCGGCAAGCTGTTCGGGGCAGGCGTCAATACGAATATCGTGGCGGCTTCGCTGGAGGCGATCGTTTCGGCGGCCAATCGGGTGCTGGAAGAGCGGGCTAAGTGA
- the benE gene encoding benzoate/H(+) symporter BenE family transporter has product MLRDFSVQSLFMGCLTAFVGFASSFAVVLQGLKAVGATDFEAASGLMALSVAMGVCAIALSVATRLPISIAWSTPGAALLATTGVIEGGFPAAVGGFIICAILIIIAGLFRPLGKAVASIPAPLANAMLSGVIIGLCFAPIKAIGFNPALGLPIILAWIVVGAFKRLFAVPAALAAFVLVMIFGVEIPAGALDSVAQSLTPPMEWVTPVFSLRAVVSIALPLFIVTMASQNIPGIAVLKVNHYDPQPGPLFASTGFFSLLSAPFGGHAVNLAAITAAMCAGEDAHPDPKRRYWAAIIGGVGYIIFGLLAGVVTAFVALAPPILIQAVAGLALVGAFSGSAVAAFREPETREAAAITFLITASGLSFGGISGAFWGLIGGGLMMALQRVVKRG; this is encoded by the coding sequence ATGCTGAGAGATTTTTCCGTCCAGAGCCTGTTCATGGGGTGCCTGACCGCCTTTGTCGGCTTCGCCAGTTCCTTTGCCGTCGTGTTGCAGGGCCTGAAGGCTGTCGGCGCGACGGATTTCGAGGCGGCATCCGGGCTGATGGCCCTTTCGGTGGCGATGGGGGTTTGCGCCATCGCTCTTTCCGTCGCCACCCGGCTCCCCATCAGCATCGCATGGTCGACGCCAGGCGCCGCGCTGCTTGCGACCACCGGCGTCATTGAGGGCGGCTTTCCGGCGGCCGTCGGCGGGTTCATCATCTGCGCCATTTTGATCATCATCGCCGGCCTGTTCAGGCCGCTTGGAAAGGCGGTCGCCTCCATTCCAGCGCCGCTTGCCAATGCCATGCTCTCCGGCGTCATCATCGGCCTGTGTTTTGCACCGATCAAGGCGATCGGCTTCAACCCGGCACTTGGCCTGCCGATCATCCTCGCCTGGATCGTGGTGGGAGCCTTCAAACGACTGTTCGCCGTGCCGGCGGCCCTTGCCGCCTTCGTACTGGTGATGATTTTCGGCGTTGAAATTCCGGCGGGTGCGCTTGATAGCGTGGCGCAATCGCTGACACCGCCGATGGAATGGGTAACGCCCGTCTTCAGTCTCCGCGCGGTTGTCTCCATCGCGCTGCCGCTCTTCATCGTCACCATGGCCTCGCAGAATATTCCCGGTATCGCGGTGCTGAAGGTCAATCATTACGACCCGCAGCCCGGCCCGCTTTTCGCCTCGACCGGCTTCTTCTCGCTGCTTTCCGCACCGTTTGGCGGCCATGCGGTCAATCTTGCGGCGATTACGGCGGCTATGTGCGCTGGCGAGGACGCCCATCCTGATCCAAAGCGACGTTACTGGGCGGCGATCATCGGCGGTGTCGGCTATATTATTTTCGGTCTTTTGGCGGGCGTGGTCACGGCCTTCGTGGCGCTGGCGCCGCCTATTCTCATTCAGGCGGTGGCAGGGTTGGCACTGGTTGGGGCCTTTTCCGGCTCCGCTGTCGCAGCCTTCAGGGAGCCGGAAACCCGCGAGGCGGCGGCCATCACCTTTCTCATCACCGCATCCGGCCTTTCCTTCGGCGGCATTTCCGGGGCCTTCTGGGGTTTGATCGGTGGGGGGCTGATGATGGCGTTGCAGCGGGTGGTGAAGCGTGGTTAG
- a CDS encoding LysR family transcriptional regulator — MQTIDHFNLRSFDLNLLIAFDAMMEEMNVTRAARRLKIQQPAMSHNLSTLRTLFQDELFIRVGQEMKPTARALNLAGPVRQALRQAQAAVLTADVFDPATERRTFRLGMSSEVELLLLPDLTARLREIAPGIRILARSGQEQEITAMLDTGVIDMAVGCAYSKEQRHHCEPLYSSSVLCCFNPALLDLPNPVGLDAYMEAKHAVISQTDSLHGCIKDALELSGLEIDVVAAAPDFLSVLATARSSAVLATVSSRIALRYAPMLGLEISPVPVTLSFPPVAMVWTLQTDADAGAVWLRQQIREAMGRTVDCGISGIAA; from the coding sequence ATGCAAACTATCGATCATTTCAATCTCCGTTCCTTCGATCTCAATCTTCTCATCGCTTTCGATGCGATGATGGAGGAGATGAACGTTACGCGCGCCGCGCGGCGGCTGAAAATCCAGCAGCCGGCCATGAGCCATAATCTCTCCACCCTGCGCACCCTGTTTCAGGATGAGCTTTTCATCCGCGTGGGACAGGAGATGAAGCCGACGGCGCGGGCGCTTAATCTGGCCGGCCCTGTGCGGCAGGCGCTGAGGCAGGCGCAGGCGGCGGTGCTGACAGCGGATGTGTTCGATCCGGCCACCGAGCGCCGCACATTCCGGCTGGGCATGTCAAGCGAGGTGGAGCTGTTGCTTTTGCCGGATCTGACGGCGCGGCTGCGGGAGATTGCGCCCGGTATTCGCATTCTGGCCCGCAGCGGGCAGGAGCAGGAAATTACCGCGATGCTGGATACGGGTGTGATCGACATGGCGGTCGGATGCGCCTATTCGAAGGAGCAACGCCACCATTGCGAGCCGCTTTATTCCTCCAGCGTGCTCTGCTGTTTCAATCCGGCCTTGCTCGATCTGCCCAATCCCGTAGGGCTGGACGCCTATATGGAGGCTAAACATGCGGTCATATCGCAGACGGACAGCCTGCATGGCTGCATCAAGGATGCGCTGGAACTGAGCGGCTTGGAAATCGACGTCGTTGCGGCCGCGCCGGATTTCCTCTCGGTGCTGGCGACGGCGCGATCCTCGGCGGTGCTGGCGACCGTGTCCTCACGTATCGCGCTGCGTTATGCGCCAATGCTGGGGCTGGAAATAAGCCCGGTACCGGTGACGCTGAGTTTCCCGCCGGTCGCCATGGTCTGGACATTGCAGACGGACGCGGATGCCGGAGCCGTGTGGCTTCGCCAGCAAATCCGCGAGGCTATGGGCCGGACCGTTGATTGCGGGATATCGGGTATCGCGGCCTAG
- a CDS encoding N-acetyltransferase: protein MSKHDLVYLTEDASHDAIIDVINEEAFGPGRHTRAAARIREQGPHDRSLSFVCADDGETIASVRMTPVLAGGVKGHMLGPLAVRPSHKNKGIGRELVRIAIAAARRKGSEAVILIGDPPYYMPLGFAKVAYAALDFPGPVDPNRVLVVPIGDDVHQRLKGKIGWRKCEAVMPAATAEDEGFEEPLRVYG, encoded by the coding sequence ATGTCCAAGCACGATCTTGTCTACCTCACCGAGGACGCGTCGCACGACGCCATCATCGACGTCATCAACGAAGAAGCATTCGGTCCCGGCCGGCATACCCGTGCCGCAGCGCGCATCCGCGAGCAGGGGCCGCATGACCGGTCGCTGTCCTTTGTCTGCGCCGACGATGGCGAAACCATTGCTTCGGTGCGCATGACGCCGGTTCTGGCGGGCGGGGTGAAGGGCCATATGCTCGGGCCCCTTGCGGTGCGGCCCTCGCACAAGAACAAGGGCATCGGCCGGGAGCTCGTCCGGATCGCCATTGCCGCCGCCCGGCGGAAGGGTTCCGAAGCCGTGATCCTGATCGGCGATCCGCCCTATTACATGCCGCTCGGTTTCGCGAAGGTCGCTTATGCGGCGCTCGATTTTCCCGGCCCGGTCGACCCGAACCGGGTGCTCGTCGTGCCGATTGGCGATGACGTGCACCAGCGGCTGAAGGGCAAGATCGGCTGGCGCAAATGCGAGGCCGTGATGCCGGCCGCCACGGCGGAAGATGAGGGTTTTGAGGAGCCGCTCAGGGTTTACGGCTGA